In Molothrus aeneus isolate 106 chromosome 3, BPBGC_Maene_1.0, whole genome shotgun sequence, a single genomic region encodes these proteins:
- the BMP2 gene encoding bone morphogenetic protein 2, with product MVAVTRSLLALLLCQALLGGAAGLMPEVGRRRFSEPGRAASAAQRPEDLLSEFELRLLHMFGLKRRPSPGKDVVIPPYMLDLYRLHAGQQLGQPAALGFPLERAASRANTVRSFHHEEVLEELPETSGKTARRFFFNLTSIPSEESITSAELQIFRKQVHGAFENNSSYHHRINIYEIIKPATATSKDPVTRLLDTRLVHHNASKWESFDVTPAVLRWIAHGQPNHGFVVEVVHLDKENSASKRHVRISRSLHQDEDSWSQLRPLLVTFGHDGKGHPLHKREKRQAKHKQRKRHKYSCKRHPLYVDFNDVGWNDWIVAPPGYSAFYCHGECPFPLADHLNSTNHAIVQTLVNSVNSKIPKACCVPTELSAISMLYLDENEKVVLKNYQDMVVEGCGCR from the exons ATGGTTGCCGTGACCCGCTCGCTCCTGgcgctgctgctctgccaggcgCTGCTGGGCGGCGCGGCCGGGCTCATGCCGGAGGTGGGTCGGCGGCGCTTCAGCGAGCCGGGCCGCGCCGCCTCGGCCGCGCAGCGCCCCGAGGACCTGCTCAGCGAGTTCGAGCTGCGCCTGCTCCACATGTTCGGGCTGAAGCGGCGGCCCAGCCCCGGCAAGGACGTCGTCATCCCGCCCTACATGCTGGACCTCTACCGCCTGCACgcggggcagcagctggggcagccgGCGGCGCTGGGCTTCCCGCTGGAGCGGGCGGCCAGCCGCGCCAACACCGTCCGCAGCTTCCACCACGAAG AAGTTTTGGAAGAACTGCCGGAAACGAGTGGGAAAACAGCACGGCGTTTCTTCTTTAATTTAACTTCCATCCCTAGTGAGGAATCTATCACCTCCGCTGAACTCCAGATTTTTCGGAAACAGGTGCACGGAGCCTTTGAGAACAACAGCAGCTACCATCACCGTATTAATATTTATGAAATTATAAAGccagccacagccacctctAAGGACCCTGTCACAAGACTTTTGGACACCAGGTTGGTGCATCATAATGCAAGTAAATGGGAAAGTTTTGATGTAACGCCAGCTGTTTTGAGGTGGATTGCACATGGACAACCTAATCATGGGTTTGTGGTAGAGGTGGTTCACTTGGACAAAGAGAACAGTGCCTCCAAGAGGCACGTTAGGATTAGCAGGTCTTTACATCAGGACGAAGATAGCTGGTCTCAGCTCAGGCCATTGTTAGTGACGTTTGGGCATGATGGCAAGGGACACCCGCTCCATAAAAGAGAAAAGCGTCAAGCGAAACACAAACAGCGTAAACGCCACAAATACAGTTGCAAAAGGCACCCGTTGTATGTGGACTTCAATGATGTGGGGTGGAATGACTGGATTGTGGCCCCGCCGGGGTATAGTGCCTTTTACTGCCACGGGGAATGTCCCTTCCCACTGGCAGATCACCTAAACTCAACAAACCATGCCATTGTTCAGACTTTGGTCAATTCAGTGAATTCCAAAATCCCCAAGGCTTGCTGTGTGCCGACAGAACTGAGTGCTATTTCCATGCTCTACCttgatgaaaatgaaaaagttgtATTAAAGAACTATCAAGATATGGTTGTGGAGGGTTGTGGGTGCCGCTAA